One Capricornis sumatraensis isolate serow.1 chromosome 8, serow.2, whole genome shotgun sequence genomic region harbors:
- the LOC138083534 gene encoding upstream-binding factor 1-like protein 1 — protein MVESSDRTWSTGEGNGKPLNCFCLTNLMNSMENRETEDCTQCRTSEITHLLNLESEEAEDSAEVSELRGSQKCPKDLEMAMPKCQDDWSKEDIVQLLESMEKSIPSSDGHTFKTTQSVMDWEKVAFKDFSGEMCKLKWLEVSHKVRKFRTLKELVLEAKENVNNPSKEHKKTQQNTRKHKKHAYLFRKSLTAYRHISQVMRPQYIQKHPKISNQQLTRVLSEEHRKVPEQLRVKHSQDLEKEKKDFREKVALFRAQHPDLVPNLEKSGVPQRSEMKVPEKFQENVQKVKFPPENSLPMKWKFHGQPKKPPMNGFHKFHQDLWSSRELKVVPPRQRMVEISRRWQWVPPDQKELYKKQAEGLQTQYKVDLDLWLRTLSPEEYAAYREATCAKHKNMSMTGGPNPKIRRMGLQSPSSDNLQGRLREVPGLQATELASSDMTGEHSPASGRSEENEEGSSSAPSSEDEDGDSDLEDRTSSSSSGDFSDSDTN, from the coding sequence aAACGGAGGATTGCACACAGTGCAGGACTTCAGAAATAACTCACCTGCTGAATCttgagagtgaagaagctgaagattcTGCTGAGGTGTCTGAACTGCGGGGATCACAGAAGTGTCCCAAAGACCTAGAAATGGCGATGCCTAAATGCCAAGATGACTGGTCCAAGGAAGACATTGTGCAGTTACTGGAAAGTATGGAGAAAAGCATTCCATCCAGTGATGGGCACACGTTCAAAACAACCCAGTCggtgatggactgggaaaaagtagcttttaaagatttttctgggGAAATGTGCAAACTCAAATGGTTAGAGGTTTCCCATAAGGTGAGAAAGTTTCGCACGCTGAAAGAATTAGTCTTGGAAGCTAAGGAAAATGTTaacaatccttccaaagaacacaagaaaacacaacaaaacaccaGAAAACATAAGAAACATGCTTATTTGTTCAGGAAGTCCCTGACAGCATACCGCCACATTTCCCAAGTGATGCGACCCCAGTACATCCAAAAACATCCCAAGATAAGCAACCAGCAGCTGACCAGGGTTCTGTCTGAGGAACACAGGAAGGTGCCTGAGCAGCTGAGGGTGAAACACAGTCAGGatcttgagaaagagaaaaaggatttTAGGGAGAAAGTGGCTCTGTTCAGAGCACAGCACCCTGATCTAGTCCCAAACCTGGAGAAATCTGGTGTCCCCcaaagaagtgaaatgaaagtgccaGAGAAGTTTCAGGAGAATGTTCAAAAGGTGAAGTTTCCCCCAGAAAACAGTTTACCCATGAagtggaaattccatggacagcccaAGAAGCCCCCGATGAATGGCTTTCACAAGTTCCACCAGGATCTCTGGTCAAGCAGGGAGCTGAAAGTGGTGCCTCCGAGGCAGCGCATGGTGGAGATCAGTAGACGCTGGCAGTGGGTCCCCCCGGACCAGAAGGAGCTTTATAAGAAGCAGGCAGAGGGACTGCAAACACAGTACAAGGTGGACCTTGATCTCTGGCTCAGGACTCTGTCTCCTGAAGAATATGCTGCTTACAGAGAGGCGACCTGTGCTAAGCATAAGAACATGAGCATGACTGGAGGCCCGAACCCCAAGATTAGAAGGATGGGTCTGCAGTCCCCATCATCAGATAATCTGCAAGGAAGACTTAGAGAGGTCCCAGGGCTTCAGGCTACAGAGTTAGCatcatcagacatgactggagaaCATTCTCCTGCCTCAGGGAGATCAGAGGAAAATGAggaaggcagctcctcagcccccAGCAGTGAGGATGAAGACGGGGATTCTGATCTGGAGGACCGcacctccagctcctcctcaggGGACTTTTCTGACTCAGATACCAACTGA